A stretch of DNA from Nitrospinota bacterium:
CGCTTTACGACGTAACGGGAAAGGAGGTAAAACAGACAAAAAAGAAGGCCGCTTGAAAAAGAATCACGGCTAAGGTAATTTTGGAAAACCGGACAAGTAATGTGCTCCAAAACCGGACATTTCTATTTGCTCGCAACAACAGTACATGGCATGATAGGTGAGCGATGAGATTTGAAGACCCGCTTTTGCTGCTGCTCCTTTTCGCGCTGCCGCTGTGGGTGTGGCGGCGCGGAAGGGGCAAACGGATTGAACCGGCCATAGCCTTTCCCGGCGCGGCGGCGCTGAAGGAATTTCCGCCCCCCGCCGCGGTGCGGTTGCGCGGCCTGCCGTTTGCGCTGCGCGTCGCGGCGGCGGCGCTGTTGATCGTGGCGCTGGCGCGGCCGCAGAGCGGCGCGGGGCGTGGCGAAATTCACGCCGCGGGGATTGACATCATGCTGGCGGTCGACACCTCCACCAGCATGGACATCACCGACATGAATCCCACCCGCCTTGAGGCGGCGAAAGATGCGATGCGCCGTTTTATCGCCAACCGGAAGAACGACCGGATCGGGCTGGTGGCGTTCGCCGGCACCAGCTTCACGCAGTGCCCGCTCACGCTCGACTACGCGTCGCTGGAAAGTTTTATCGCGCCGCTGCGCAGCGGGATGGTGGAGGACGGCACCGCCATCGGCATGGCCATCGCCACCGCCGTGAACCGCCTCAAGACGTCCACCGCGAAAAGCAAGATCGTGGTGCTGCTTACCGACGGCATGAACAACCGGGGAATCATCGATCCCGAAACGGCGGCCGGGCTGGCCGCCGCCGAAGGGGTGAAGGTTTACACCATCGGCGTCGGCACGCGGGGGGTATTCAACGTGATGGTGGACGACCCGGTGTTTGGCCGCCGCTCGATACCGGTGCAGAGCGATATCGACGATACGTTGCTGCAAAACATCGCCGCAACAACCGGCGGCCGCTACTTCAGCGCGCAAAACGGGCGGGAGCTTGCCGGCATCTACGCCGAAATCGACCGGCTGGAAAAAAGCGATCTTGCAAGCACGGTCTATCACCAATACACCGAACGGTTCGGTTTGTTCGCCGGGCTGGCGCTGCTGCTGATCCTGTCGCAGTGGATTTTGGAAAAAAGCGCGCTGCGGAGCCTGCCGTCATGAAGTGGGGGGCGGTGGAATTTCTCTGGCTGCTCTGGCTGTTGCCGCTGATCGCCGCGGGGTATGCGTGGTCCGGCACGGCCGCGCGGCGGCGGCTGCGCCGGTTCGCCGATCCAAAGCTCTGGGGGGGGATCGTGCGGGATATGCGCGGCGGGTGGCGCGCGGCCGCGCGGCCCGTCCTGTTCCTGCTCGGCATCGCGTTGTTGGCCGTGGCGCTTGCCCGTCCGCAGACCGGCGCGCATCCGGTGGAAGTGAAGCGGACGGGGGTGGATGTGATGGTGGCCCTGGACACTTCGTACAGCATGGCGGCGGAGGACGTGGCGCCGAACCGGCTGACGGTGGCGAAAAGGGAGATCGAGCGGCTTTCCCGCGCGTTGGAGGGGAACCGGCTGGGGCTGGTGGTCTTCGCCGGGGATTCGGCGGTGGAGTGCCCGCTCACGCTGGATGCCGATACCTTCCGGATGTTCCTCGGCTCGGTGACGTACAACGCCGCCGCGGCCGGCGGCACCGACATCGCCGGGGCGTTGCGCAAAGCATCCGCCGCGATGCAAAACAGCGAGGCAAAATCGCGCATCATCGTGCTCATCACCGACGGCGAGGATCACGAAGGGGATCCGCTGGCGGCGGCGAAAGCGGCGGCGGCGCGAGGTACCAAGCTGTACACCGTCGGCATCGGCGGCGCGCAAGGGACGCCGATACCGCTGCGCGGCCCGCGGGGGGAGCTGCTGGGCTATAAGAAAGACCGCGCGGGGAACACCGTCTTCACCCGTTTGAACGACGCGGCGCTGCGCGGCATGGCGGCGGCGGGGGGAGGGGGATATACCGCTTCCGCCGCCGGACTCGATATCGGCCCGGTCATTGCGGCGATAGAGAAAGAAGAAAAGGGGGCGATAGCCGATACCCGCTTCACCGTATACGAAGAGCGTTTCCAGATACCGCTGTCGCTGGCGCTCGGGTTTTTTGCGTTCAGTTGGCTATTGTAGATTCTCCCGCGCCGCCATTTTGGGTTAAAGTAGAAGCTATGGACGATCAAGCGATGCTTTTCGCCGAGGGGCTGGCCCGGAGCTACGTTTTCGATTCGCGCAGAATAGAGGTTTTGCGCGGGCTTGACCTTGCCGTGCGCGCCGGGGAACTGGCGGGGGTGGTGGGGGCTTCCGGCACCGGCAAATCGACGCTGTTGCACATCCTGGGCGGCCTCGACCGGCCCGACGCCGGCCGCGTGACGGTTGCGGGGGAGGATCTTTTCGCGATGGATGACGACCGCCGCAGCGGCATGCGCGGCGGCAATATCGGATTTGTGTTCCAGTTCCACCACCTGTTGCCGGAGTTCACCGCGCTGGAAAACGTGCTGATGCCGGCGATGATCGCGCGGCACGACCCGCGGCTGGCGCGCGAAAAGGCCGAGGGGCTTTTCGGGGCGGTGGGGCTTTCGGAGCGGATGGCCCACCGCCCGGGCAAGCTTTCCGGCGGCGAGCAGCAGCGCGTGGCGATCATACGGGCGTTGATGAACGATCCGAAGGCGCTATTGGCGGACGAGCCGACCGGCAATCTGGACGAGACC
This window harbors:
- a CDS encoding VWA domain-containing protein, encoding MRFEDPLLLLLLFALPLWVWRRGRGKRIEPAIAFPGAAALKEFPPPAAVRLRGLPFALRVAAAALLIVALARPQSGAGRGEIHAAGIDIMLAVDTSTSMDITDMNPTRLEAAKDAMRRFIANRKNDRIGLVAFAGTSFTQCPLTLDYASLESFIAPLRSGMVEDGTAIGMAIATAVNRLKTSTAKSKIVVLLTDGMNNRGIIDPETAAGLAAAEGVKVYTIGVGTRGVFNVMVDDPVFGRRSIPVQSDIDDTLLQNIAATTGGRYFSAQNGRELAGIYAEIDRLEKSDLASTVYHQYTERFGLFAGLALLLILSQWILEKSALRSLPS
- a CDS encoding ABC transporter ATP-binding protein codes for the protein MLFAEGLARSYVFDSRRIEVLRGLDLAVRAGELAGVVGASGTGKSTLLHILGGLDRPDAGRVTVAGEDLFAMDDDRRSGMRGGNIGFVFQFHHLLPEFTALENVLMPAMIARHDPRLAREKAEGLFGAVGLSERMAHRPGKLSGGEQQRVAIIRALMNDPKALLADEPTGNLDETTAEEVFGLLKNMVKERGIAAVIVTHNMRLAAMMDTVYELHGGSLHGRA
- a CDS encoding VWA domain-containing protein, whose translation is MKWGAVEFLWLLWLLPLIAAGYAWSGTAARRRLRRFADPKLWGGIVRDMRGGWRAAARPVLFLLGIALLAVALARPQTGAHPVEVKRTGVDVMVALDTSYSMAAEDVAPNRLTVAKREIERLSRALEGNRLGLVVFAGDSAVECPLTLDADTFRMFLGSVTYNAAAAGGTDIAGALRKASAAMQNSEAKSRIIVLITDGEDHEGDPLAAAKAAAARGTKLYTVGIGGAQGTPIPLRGPRGELLGYKKDRAGNTVFTRLNDAALRGMAAAGGGGYTASAAGLDIGPVIAAIEKEEKGAIADTRFTVYEERFQIPLSLALGFFAFSWLL